The Acidimicrobiales bacterium genome has a window encoding:
- the lhgO gene encoding L-2-hydroxyglutarate oxidase — translation MSGERVVIVGGGIIGLATARQLCQLRPDLRVVVLEKERAIASHQSGRNSGVVHAGLYYRPGSLKARLCRRGGELLRELSRTRDIPYVECGKVVVARDDTELAALAEIEARARANAVPGLRRLSADELRAIEPHVRARAALHSPRTAITDFAAVARALAADVIAHGGEIRLAHEVRSLRRGRRGVEVVSGHGALVADRVVVCAGLHADRVARLAGDTEDPAIVPFRGEYLRLLPPAASLVRGLVYPVPNLAYPFLGVHFTRRLDGSVDIGPNAVLALAREGYRWRDVSLGDVAELLSFPGFRRLVRRYWRVGLRELVGSLSKRAFVREARSYVPELSAADAVRAPAGVRAQAVGPDGSLVDDFVIHETGPVVSVRNAPSPAATSSLAIAELLAQRVVAGGA, via the coding sequence ATGAGCGGAGAGCGGGTCGTGATCGTGGGCGGCGGCATCATCGGCCTGGCGACCGCCCGCCAGCTCTGCCAGCTGCGACCGGACCTTCGCGTCGTCGTGCTCGAGAAGGAGCGCGCCATCGCGTCCCACCAGTCCGGTCGCAACAGCGGGGTCGTGCACGCCGGCCTGTACTACCGGCCCGGTTCGCTCAAGGCCCGGCTGTGCCGACGCGGCGGCGAGCTGCTGCGCGAGCTCAGCCGCACCCGGGACATCCCCTACGTCGAGTGCGGCAAGGTCGTCGTCGCCCGCGACGACACCGAGCTCGCCGCGCTCGCCGAGATCGAGGCGAGGGCGCGGGCCAACGCCGTGCCGGGCCTGCGGCGGCTGTCGGCAGACGAGCTCAGGGCGATCGAGCCGCACGTGCGCGCCCGGGCCGCGCTCCACTCGCCTCGCACCGCGATCACCGACTTCGCCGCCGTGGCGCGGGCACTCGCCGCCGACGTCATCGCGCACGGCGGCGAGATCCGCCTCGCGCACGAGGTCCGGTCGCTGCGGCGGGGACGGCGCGGCGTCGAGGTCGTCTCCGGGCACGGCGCGCTCGTCGCGGACCGCGTCGTCGTCTGTGCCGGCCTGCACGCCGACCGGGTGGCCCGGCTCGCTGGGGACACCGAGGACCCGGCGATCGTGCCCTTCCGGGGCGAGTACCTCCGGCTGCTGCCGCCGGCAGCCAGCCTCGTGCGTGGCCTCGTGTACCCGGTCCCCAACCTCGCCTACCCCTTCCTCGGGGTCCACTTCACGCGGCGCCTCGACGGGAGCGTCGACATCGGGCCGAACGCCGTGCTCGCGCTCGCCCGCGAGGGCTACCGCTGGCGAGACGTCAGCCTCGGCGACGTGGCCGAGCTGCTCTCCTTCCCTGGGTTCCGCCGGCTCGTTCGCCGCTACTGGCGGGTCGGACTGCGGGAGCTCGTCGGCTCGCTCTCGAAGCGAGCCTTCGTGCGCGAGGCGCGCTCGTACGTGCCCGAGCTGTCCGCCGCCGATGCGGTCCGGGCCCCTGCGGGCGTGCGAGCCCAGGCGGTCGGCCCGGACGGCTCGCTCGTCGACGACTTCGTCATCCACGAGACGGGGCCCGTGGTGAGCGTCCGGAACGCCCCGTCGCCCGCCGCGACCTCGTCGCTCGCGATCGCCGAGCTCCTCGCGCAGCGCGTCGTCGCCGGCGGCGCCTGA
- a CDS encoding FCD domain-containing protein yields MTQAAQRAPRPGAVAVESFRPVRAQRLADELVDQIRRLIAEEGLAEGARLPSERDLARRCGSSRAVVAQALRMLAVMGLVEIRPGSGAYVLRNPSTMVTASVHLMLDLRQGSLEHLCQLRLWLETLGAVEASAAASDGHLAELGVALERLSAGGESASSLVAADTNFHALVVAGAGNPYLSAIYESVHSAVVMTEYERWIRTDDAPDWLRSEHAEKHARLHRPIVEALVHRSERGVRRALVTHHLALLEHLRLVRAER; encoded by the coding sequence ATGACCCAAGCGGCGCAGCGCGCGCCGAGGCCAGGCGCGGTGGCGGTCGAGTCGTTCCGGCCGGTGCGCGCGCAGCGGCTCGCCGACGAGCTCGTCGACCAGATCCGGCGGCTCATCGCCGAGGAGGGCCTCGCCGAGGGCGCGCGCCTGCCCTCCGAGCGCGACCTCGCGCGGCGCTGCGGCTCGAGCCGGGCGGTCGTGGCACAGGCGCTGCGGATGCTGGCGGTGATGGGCCTCGTCGAGATCCGCCCCGGATCGGGGGCCTACGTCCTGCGCAACCCCTCGACCATGGTGACGGCCTCGGTCCACCTCATGCTGGACCTCCGCCAGGGCTCGCTCGAGCACCTCTGCCAGCTGCGCCTCTGGCTCGAGACGCTCGGAGCGGTTGAGGCGTCGGCCGCGGCGAGCGACGGTCATCTCGCCGAGCTCGGCGTGGCGCTCGAGCGGCTCTCCGCCGGTGGCGAGAGCGCGTCGTCCCTCGTCGCCGCCGACACGAACTTCCACGCCCTCGTCGTCGCGGGGGCGGGCAACCCCTACCTGTCGGCCATCTACGAGAGCGTGCACAGCGCCGTCGTGATGACCGAGTACGAGCGCTGGATCCGGACCGACGACGCGCCCGACTGGCTGCGCTCGGAGCACGCCGAGAAGCACGCCCGCCTCCACCGGCCCATCGTCGAGGCGCTCGTGCACCGCAGCGAGCGCGGCGTGCGGCGCGCGCTCGTGACGCACCACCTCGCGCTCCTCGAGCACCTCCGGCTGGTGCGAGCGGAGCGGTGA
- a CDS encoding NAD(P)-dependent oxidoreductase produces the protein MRARRPRGGAGLASATRGGASGAQRSQDVLDRRYEMKVAVVGTGRMGSALARRLLAQGVEVVVWNRSPERAAPLVAEGATVASGLAALWQGAAAVATFLADDAAVRDVLLRPGGLLESAPEGSLLLEMSTISVRASAQIAAAAAGRGVGYLRCPVSGNPDVLAAGNLSLLVSGDEATLAAARPVLALVGSRVVRVGAGEEARVVKLAINAMLAGTAELLAEVVLLAEASGVSREVFLEAAKVSAIGSPFVHYKQRTLLERDYEATFTLEMLVKDLDLAADLADEGRLSLPVTELVARLAREGCAEGFGGLDLLALLPRLQVANGRAADVEPGEPAG, from the coding sequence TTGCGCGCGCGCCGCCCTCGTGGCGGCGCCGGGCTCGCGTCGGCGACGCGGGGAGGGGCGTCGGGAGCGCAGCGCTCACAGGATGTGCTGGATCGGAGGTACGAGATGAAGGTTGCTGTCGTGGGGACCGGCCGGATGGGCAGCGCCCTCGCGCGACGCCTGCTCGCCCAGGGCGTCGAGGTGGTCGTCTGGAACCGCTCGCCCGAGCGCGCCGCTCCTCTGGTGGCCGAGGGCGCGACGGTGGCGAGTGGCCTCGCGGCGCTCTGGCAGGGTGCGGCAGCGGTCGCGACCTTCCTCGCCGATGACGCTGCGGTCCGCGACGTCCTGCTCCGGCCCGGGGGACTGCTCGAGTCGGCCCCCGAGGGCTCTCTCCTCCTCGAGATGAGCACCATCTCGGTGAGGGCATCCGCGCAGATCGCGGCGGCGGCTGCCGGCCGCGGCGTCGGCTACCTGCGCTGCCCGGTGAGCGGCAACCCGGACGTGCTCGCGGCAGGCAACCTCTCGCTCCTCGTCTCCGGCGACGAGGCGACCCTCGCGGCAGCCCGGCCGGTGCTCGCGCTCGTCGGGTCGCGGGTCGTGCGGGTCGGGGCCGGCGAGGAGGCCCGGGTCGTGAAGCTGGCCATCAACGCCATGCTGGCCGGCACCGCCGAGCTCCTCGCCGAGGTCGTCCTCCTGGCAGAGGCGTCGGGCGTGAGCCGCGAGGTGTTCCTCGAGGCGGCCAAGGTCTCCGCCATCGGGTCGCCCTTCGTCCACTACAAGCAGCGAACGCTGCTCGAGCGCGACTACGAGGCGACGTTCACCCTGGAGATGCTCGTGAAGGACCTCGACCTCGCGGCGGACCTCGCCGACGAAGGCCGACTGTCCCTGCCCGTCACGGAGCTCGTGGCGCGCCTCGCGCGCGAAGGCTGCGCCGAGGGCTTCGGCGGGCTCGACCTCCTGGCGCTCCTCCCGCGCCTGCAGGTCGCGAACGGCAGGGCTGCCGACGTCGAACCCGGCGAGCCCGCTGGGTGA